GTTGCTTGATGAATGTGTAGATTCCTGGGTCCCATCCAAGAGATCCTGATTCTGTAGATTTGCAGTTTGGTCCAGGAGCCAGCATATTAATAGTTTCTCCTATTAATTAGAAGATTTCTAGTACTTGAGAATGATTGGATGAGCAGCTATAAATTGGAGAGATTGAGGGGGCTACCTGGAAGAGGCGGGGCTTGAGCTGAGGGTCCAAGGTCAAGTCACAGGTCAGCAATGTCCACAGGGCCCAGATCTTGTAGAAACTGGCAATTAAGGGCACCCCACCAGAAAGTGACAGCATCAAAATTTAAACCCTTCACTGGCTGGCCTCCAGCCAACACCCATACACAAACTGGGCTCACTGAAATACTCATGCTGCAAGTCAAGGTCCCCAAGTCTTTGCTCTTCCAGGTCCAAGGCCATTTCAAATGTCTCTTCCTCTTTACTCCAGACAGATATGCTTGGGCCAATTTAATTGTTCCCTTATCTGCGTTTCCAGAGCACTTTTTACATTGCTTTATTGTGGTGCTAATCCTATATCATTGTGCGTTGTTTACATTTCTGCCTAGACTAAACTCAAATATCCCCAAATAATCTGGGACGGAAGGTGTTCATTCTCCCTCTTTTGCAGATGGGAAACCTGCTGTTCAGTGAGGTGAGACTTCGAGAGAGCAGCAGGGCACAGGGTGAAGCGCCTTGGTTAAAGCGACTTCTGTCACTTCTCAGCCGCAGGACCTTAGGAAGTTAGTTACTTAACCATCTGTGCTTCATTTTCCTTGGCAGCACAATGCAGGTGATAAGAAGTAGAAACTGCCACCGAGGCAGGTTATGTGGCCTCAaggagttaatatatgtaaaactagaagagtgcctggcaaaTGGTAAGCGCTATGTAAATGGTTATTAAGCAATTAAAGTCATGTCACTGGAATTCAAATCCAAGTCTTCAGATGATAAATCTCCTAGATGCTTGTTCTATTTTAACTTTGTAGGACTCCAAGTTTTCCTGAAAAGTAGTAGTTATTTTAGAAGCAGCAATAAAAGGAAGCTGGTTTGGGGCAAAAGACATTCAAGAGATAAGAGGATGGTTCCAGCCAACTGCTTTAATGAAGGCACGGACCAGGGAAGAGAGCAGATGTCAGTTCTCCTGACCCTAGGTCAGGCACACACAGTAACACATTCATGCAAGGACCACCAGGGTAGACCTTGGGAGCTGGTCCCACTGAGTCCCTTTACATGTCTTTCCTCTTAAGTCAGTTGTGGGTTAGATATTTGGGCCCCTGGGGTGACGTGCTACAAAGATTGCCTGCGCATCCACAATTCTGCAAGATGGTGCCATTGACAAACGGAAAAGGTTAATTATTGCTTTGTTGAGCATGACAAAAATATTGGCTGATTTCTTGAATCTTAATGTGTGTTGTGCTACAATGGGGATTAAGAATAAAGTTTAGATTTCCAAAGCaatgatcatttgtatttttacttaataCTGCTTATAAGATAATTGCATAGATAAAATCTATTACCATTACTATTATTACTGTAAATATggtttaaaatggtgaattaaaTTGTGATTGATTTTGAAGATGATGTGCAGAACAAATGAGTGATGAATGTATGTGAAAGTTTTCAGTTTAGGAACCAAGGGTAGACAGTATCTACATGTGGAAGAGTTTCAGTGATTAACCTTTGCATCAAATATTAATAACTTAGAATGCTTGATCTTCCTAACTGGGAGATATTTTAGAATAGCcattctcaaacttgagcatgcGTCAGAATCATCTTTAAGGCATATTAAAACacaggtggggcacggtggctcatgtctataacccaacactttgggaggccaatgcaggtggattacttgagtccaggagttcaagaccagcctgagcaacatggggaaacccaatctctaccaaaaagataaaaattagctgggcgtggtggtgtgagcctgtagtctcagctactacagaggctgaggtgggaggattgcttgagcccaagaagtcaaggctgcagcgagccaggatcataacactgcactccagcctgggggacagagagagatcttgtctcaaaacaaagaaacaaacaaacaacccacaaATTGCTGAACCCCATCCCCAGATTTtctgatttagggtatctggggtggggcccatgAATCTGTTTCTTTATTATAATAAGTTACCAGGTGATGTTGATTCTGCTGGTCCCCAgagagtttgagaaccactgacttagAACAAACATCCCCTCGCTGGTAATGCCTTTCCATCACCTGAGCTGGAATGCAATGTAACTGGATTTGTTTTAAATAGGCCACCTTAAGCAGTCAAATTTCCCAACTACTTGTAGCATTTTACAGACCAAGAGAGCCATCACTTCATTATTTCtcctctagaagaaaaaaaatcatttgtctcTCTGTcctgggatttaaaaaaattaaaaataacaaagatcacaAACCTTAGGAAGATTTAAAGGAATCTTATAGTTAACATGCAGCCTTAGCTGCATGTTTCTTGTGTCTTAATAACTGAACACATTTAGACTTCTTGCATTTCCGAGTACTCTAAGGAAATCATTGAAAAGCATATTCTTCTTCATCTAGGTTTGTCCTACGTCGGGACCCTCCTGGGCTAGCGCGCTTCAAGGTGATGGCCAGAAGGTGGCGCTCTGCATCAGTTCATGGGGGCGGCCTGACTCGGAGGAAGGCAAACACACAAACCAAGGTGCCTGCTTTAAATCCGCAAAGTAAAGGTCCTCTTAACCACTTGTCATAAAACACCCTGAGACACCCGTCTTGGAAAATCGAAGTGTCAAGCTCAGCATCTTTGCCACATTTCAAACTAGGTAATTACCTTCTCTCCCAAAGGGAATCTGCTTTATGTATTTGTGTCCTTTCTAGGTTACAAGTTTCCCAAAGGCAATGATCTTGCCTTCCACTCACTCCATACAATGCTGAAGTGAAATGCATATTTTACAATAACAATTTAATTATTCTACATTCCTCGGAGCTACATGATGACCTGTTACATAATTGCCAGTAATATAGAAATGTGCCTGCCTCATACAAACCCTTGCAATACACAGAAGTTTTTATTTGACCTAAGAGTAAATTGCTTATTTGCTTctcctttagaaaagaaaaagcagagcatTTCCCCGCCATCCCAAATTATAAGTCGTAATCAAATAAACAACACTGTATTTCAGTCTGTCATTTTTATTAAGCCTGcagagctgtttttttttctacacaCGACAAATACTTTGATATAATCTAGGATAATAAAATAGTTGAACAACTTTTTAAGATTTATATTTGTATAGAAACAATCTgtggaactcctcacctcaaaatGAAGGTGTCTAAAAACAGTGATTCATCAGCATTGCTTTAAATAATTGTTTGGTTAAAACTTGTGGTTTCCATTCTCAACCGAAATGTGTCTCCATGCAGTTTTCCTTGGGTCCAAAGCTTAAGGCCTTGGGAAGGGggccaagaaaaaaagaatggcccCTCTCCTTTCTGTCCTTCCCTTGTGTGGAGGACAGTGATTGAAACAGGGGAGTTAAAAAGCCAGGAAGAAATCAATTGCACGTCTCTAGTTTGCAAGCGTCAAAGTCACAACAAGTCTGTACACAACAACTCTCTATCTGTAGATATGAAATTCCATCATGATAGCACAGCGCCCGCTTGCCCCTAAAtgttcctttcttctgctaatcATGTCAGTTACTATGGATGGGCTGTGGCCCTAAGTTCTCCCTCAAGGGCTGGTCCTTCTGTCACCTTGAAGTGTTAGCCCCTGAATTATGCCACTTGGATGCTATGTCTTGATACCCAATAAAGGTCTACCATCCCCTAAGAAATCCCTTACCCCACCCTCAAACCCCCAAAGTGCCTAAGAGTGAAGACGAAGATGCCATGGAGACGGCGTCTTCAGTGAACACCTCCCCAAAAATGCCCAGGGACTCGGGCCTATATCATCCCATTGATCTTAGTCCACTCGTAGATGTCCTGTTCGCACACTATGTCAGAGTTGATGAGGAGGTATCTGTCACCTACACAGAAATGCTTCTGACAGGCGGCGCATTTGAAACATTCCAGGTGATACACTTTGTCTTTCACCCGCATTGTCATCTCATAGGCACGAATCCGCTTGTCACAGGATGCGCAGAGACCGTCTTGCCCAAAAAGCCtggggcaaaagaaagaaaagctaagaAGACAGTGAAAGGGACAATCCTGGAAGACAGGGCTCGGGGATGAGCCCTAGAAAGGAGGCCGAACTTTCAGGATGTCAGGAAGCCAGGGAAGGTCGGCTCCAGAAGGAGGGCCGGCTAGTGCAGTCTTTACCAGCAGGCAGAGGGAACTCAGATGAAACTGGCATTTGGATCTGGCATAACTCCTCCCTTTTCTGAGCCCTCTCCCTGTCTGCAGCAACCGCTCATCATTCCCCTAGGCTGCCCCCTGGCTCCTCCTCTGTGGGCAAGGCTCTCAGCTGATGTGATCTATCATAAGGAGTTAGGCAAGTATTACCTGTCCCCTCCCAGGGGAACCCTCATTTCAGAAAAGCAGCTGGAGAGAGACCCTAGGGGCCCCTTTGAGAGGGTACTGACCAGGAATGCAATAAAACGGGCATTCTTCTGAGGCTCCCAAACTCTATCATGTCAACAGCCACTGATTCTACCCATGGGGAGAGCTGGCCTTGAATACCTCCATAAGCTGCAAAGCACATCTCCCCCTGATTATTCGCTGGGGCCCCAGCTGCTGGGAGACAGGGAGTTCCACAGAAAACAAGCGGTGCAGCTAATCGTGCCTCTGAGATATGGAGAACCAACAGCATCTCTCCACCATGAAGGGAAGATCTTAATTCATGGCCCTCGCTGCCCACTGGCATGAATCAAAAGGGAAACTTCTTTTCTGACATTTAAATCAAGACTCTCCCAAGCCTCAGTTGATCAGTCACTTATTTCAGGCAGTATTCAGTGTCAAGGTGGGAGACAGAACATGGCAGGGCTcagtgcagtggttctcaaagtgttggTCCTgggaccagcaacatcagcacTGCCTGGGAACCtgacagaaatacaaattctcaggctgggcgcagtggctcacgcctgtaatcccaacactttgggaggctgaggcaggcaaatcacttgagctcacaagttcgagaccaccctgggcaacatggtgaaactgtgtctttacaaaaaatacaaaaattagccgggtgcggtggtgcatgcctctagtctcagctattaatacttgggaggctgaggtgggaggatggctttagcccgggaggtggaggttgcagtgaaccgagatcatgccactgcactccagcctgggccacagagccataCCTTGactcaaaagaaaagcaaaaactaaacaaacaaacaaaaaaacaaattctcagccctcctccctccctacGCAACTGAGACACCCTGGGGAGAAGGCCCAGCAGTCTGTGCGTTAACGAACACTTCCGGGGGACTGGTTGACATTTGAGAATCAACAGCAAAAGTGCAGTAACACAAGTACCGGAAGCAGAGAAGACCCAGCTTCAATGTCCTGGACCAGCCCTGAGTGACCCTGGAGAGACCTCtgattctctgagcctcagtgaaATGGCAGCCATCGTAGGCTCCACCTCACTCAGCTGTTAAAACAACCAAACGAAGCATGTCAGGGCAGCCATGGTCAAGGGCTAAGCCAACGCTGGTTATGTTTTAACACATCTTGGGTGTATTCCCAGCTGCGCCAGTCTTGCTGCAGGAAGTAATTTTCACTCGTGGCTGAAAACATAGCATGTTAGCAGGTGGTTTCTACATAAAACCTTTAGGATAGTTTTAGGTGAATGCTTGCTCTTATTGGAAGTTCTGGTTGATTTCAGGATATCAGAGAATCAGTGGGTACATTCTGAGAGGTTGTAGGGGACGTAAGGGCAGTTGACACATTTTGCAGTATTTGGGCAAGATTAATGGAATTGACAAGAGGTGGTCTGCGAGTGGAGAGCTCATTGTTCCGGCCAGGGCCAGCTAATTTGCCTCTGAATCCTGCTTTCCATTTGAAGATCTCCGAGTGTTTTCAAAGCACCGCCTGGGAGCAAACTCATTACTGGGGGAGAACATTTTATCCCAACGTAGCAGATGGTGGAGCTGCAGGTAACCGCCACATTGGAGGTCACAGAGTGGAAAGACAGTTCTGGTTTCCTGACTGCTCTGTAAGTTAAGTTTGGGCCTGAGCAAGGATGAACGACTGAGAAAACAGTGTGCATGGAATGAATCCAACTGCCTGGGGTGTGCGATCCTTAAGGAAGGAGGGAGCTTATTAAAGGGAAGTCAGGGGGTAAATTACAATCCACATCAGGCAGCTATGAAGGGAAGGACAAAGGACGAATATGTGGGAGACAAGTTCAGGTCCCAGCATCACCTCTAACTTGCCAGGTGACCTGAGCAAATGGAGTCCCCTGTACAGGCTTCTGTGACTTAAGCCGTAAAGCAAGGGAACTGAAAAAGAAGGTCTCTGTAGCCCCGTCCAGCTCTGGGATTCGGAGATTCTAATATTAGTAAAAAATAAGCCAGGACTTGACACCTAACTTGAGCATTAACCTCTGGCACCAAGAATTGGTATCTTAGGCTGGATATCCCAGAAGCAGCCCCTGAGGCAAGGATTGATGTGCCAGTGATTTACGAATGAGGCATTCTCAGGAAAAACCTGGAAGGCAGCAGGGGAggctggagggaaggggaggaagccAAGCCAAGTTGTATCCTCAGGCAAAGTCCCTCAGAGGGGAGGGACCCTGGAATATAAGTTATGCCTGGCTCCAGGCAAGGCTGCGGGGCTTGATACTCCCACCATGTCTGTCACTGGTTAAGGTCCGTTGGGGGTCTAGTTGGGGCAGGCATACTTCTGGCTCTAACAGATTCAGGTGCTGGCTGTTAAAAGCAAAACCACTGCCATCACCGCCACCCCACCACTCCCAGCACACAAGAATTAGTGAAAAGGGATCCAAGGAGATCTGGCTCAGCACAGACATGAACAGCTGCTCTCGGGTTCCCAACAATACAACACAGCAGCAGAGTTGAGGTTCTGCATGGGGGTCTCATGAATATTTGAAGCTAAATGTCGGAAAAGAACTGTAACAGGCAACTCAGCCATTGGAAATCCTCACGGGGACAAGTTATCCTAGGGGTGAAGACGAACTCAAACACATTAGAGGGCCCGTTCAGTTACTCCTCCAACTTGCCTTGTTAAAAGATCCTGCCAGATATACTAAGAATGCCAGTAAACAAGACCTTGGCTAAAGGACCATCCCTGACGCAAAAGACAATTTTTCTCCTCTGTCAAGAGATGTCCCACCTTAAGCTCTCTGCTGCCcattttaataacaataatataaatattaaagaatGGCTGGAAATGCCTGCACTAATGCAGAGTTAATTAACATGTTGCCTAGGAATGTGGCAGGGAGAAGAATTATTTCATGTCACCAAGACACAAGTTAATTAACATTGGGTTCTcccagactgttttttttttcctctcctttttgaaaatggaaaggaTTAACAAGCCCAGGCAGCACTGGTTTTATTCCTGAATGTTATATAAAACGGTAGAGATAGGGAGAAGCTGGGGCTCTTCTGACCTTACTCTATCTGCACTTCAGTTAATAAGATTCAAATGATTTGACAGAGATGGAATCAAGGGTCCGATGGGAATCATTTACCCGTCTGCCTTCTCACTGACTTGGCAAACTGGGAGTGAGCAAAACCAGGTCTGTATTTATCCAAGTTCTATTTTctgtgacttaaaaaaaagaaaactgaccaAAATTATAAGCATGATCATTGCAAAATCCTACTTATTTTCTCGGAACCACCATATCTGCAAGGACTGCAAGGACTTTATCTGGGAATTCAACAAGGACAAAAAGCTTCTTCTAACAGTCTTTAGGTAAAGCGTCCTTCACTGTGAAACTGCCTGCAGTTTTTTTttcggttttgttttgtttctataatGTAAAATGCTCTGAGGGCAGGTTTGGGAGGAAAAGCTGGCCCAGCAGCCAAGGGCGCTGAGGTCTCAACAAGCTTCCATGGGTTGGATGGTCCTGGTGTATCAGGGAAGCATGCTTCACAGACCCTCTGCTCCAGGAAAACGGAGAAATACTGACAGCTACACAGTTGAGCAGATCTGACAGTAGAGGGCACAGAGACAGTTACCTCCACAGCAGCTCATCGGAAACTAGAAACGCTAGTACATTCTAGGCAAAGGCATTCACACAGTGCTGGAAAATTCGGATGGCCAATAGGATGGCCCAGAGCACGGGAGATGTCCTCAGCTCCTGTCTTACTTGGCGTTGTCGAGTTCCTATTTTACTCTTCCATTCTTCCATCCCTTTGCTCATTAGATTGGAAAATAATGATTATGTAAGAGCAGCTAACATCTATTTGATCCATACCAAGCCAAGTAGTTTATCTGCATTATTCCATCAAATCCTCCCCACATCCTTagaggtaggtgctattatcatccccattttacagataaggaaatcgAGGCTTaggaaggttaagtaacttgcccaaggccaccagGCTGGGAAGCAATGGTATTGGGACTCAAACCTCCAACTGCCTGCAGGGCCTTTGCCTTTCTGTTCTTCGAAGACTGCCTTCCTGCTATGAGTCAATGCTTGGAGCTCCAtatgctttctatttttaaatttctcatcaTATAATACTGGAgtcatacaaaaaaaatttataacatacatatatgttcTGAAGCATTCAAATGAGGTCCTCAGAGCCCACCTCCAAACTTAGAAACACTCCCAGTCCCTCTGATCCTCCGTGTGTACTCCTCCTCAACCCCATCCCCTAGCTTCTCCCGCTCCCCAAGGGAACCACTTTTCTGAATTTTGGGTATACAATTCTCTTGCCTTTAAAGATATTAGTATTTTACCACATAGGAACGTAACCCTGAGAACACGCTTCTCAAACAGGAAGAAATGCCCTCTGCTTCTCAGCACAGGAGCTGAGACTCAGCCTCTGCAGTCTGACCTCTTTCTATAGGTGGTGTCCGAGCCTGGAGCAGGGTAAGGGGCAACACACACCGACTGCAGATGTCCATGGACCACCCAGCCTCCCTTCCGAGGGCCCAGTGGAGTGCTGGGGAGGGTACCTGAGATAGTCTCTCCGGCAGAGCTTCCGGCCCAGTTTGTAGTAGAGGCGCCGCCCCACCTCGCCCAGCCGGCAGCCACAGAGGTCGCAGCTCAGGCAGTCCTCGTGCCAGTACTGGTCGATGGCCTTCAGGAAGTAGCGGTCCCCGATGTTCTGCTGGCAGCCGCCACATGTCAGCAGGGATGGGGGGATCTGCAGCACCTCATCCACTGGTTCCCTGGAGAGAAGGCCAAGCATCAGGGACAGCCTCACCAGAGTGAGACCAGCACCGAGGGTCCGAGATCGTTTTGGGCCAGACAGGGCATCTCACCTGACTGCCTTTCAGTGACCTAAGGGAGAAGGGACAGGACAACACATCCCTTGGCCAGACTGCAGAGTCCCAACCAACCTTGGGTTAAGACGGGAAAGAGCCAGACCTTACTCCCTAGATCTCTAAGAAGTAAACACAGGGCACCAAGAGGCATCAAAGGCAACTGCAGGCGGCACTGCGCCCCTGCCCATGCCCAGCACTACCTGGGCACCTCTGGTCTTCTGCTTTTTCCCACTCTCCCCGCTGACTCTATCTTCACAGATCTCCCTCATTTTCCTCCTCCTATAACCTGGACACCCAAGGGCACTGCCTAACCTCAGAGGACGCACTCTGGACTAAAAGAGTCGCTCACTGCCAGGGCAGCAGATGACCCAGAGTGCTAAGAATCTGCAAATCCCCAGTGCCATCCTCCCTCCAGCCCTAACCAACTGCACAAAAGCAGaggtgaggaagaaagaagaatgagaccaaaaattattttaggttgctttctctttccaaaatcaaaattCCATCAGGATATAATAGGAATTctcctaattttacttttttacagAAATTCCATTTTCCATTCTTCCTACTGAAGGAATACTTGGAGGAAAATCCCATATCGTAAGGCCATTGTTACACTTAAGAAGGACATCAAATAGGCCTTTCTTTCCTTACCTGAACATTTTTATAAGAGTAAAATTGATTTGGATAAAGTTGAtttgaggaagaaaatgaagtgGGGGCAATGATTATTTCAAAGAGAGTGGAAGGCAATTAAACAGACACTGACATCTCAATCCAGCAATTGTTAATAGGCTGTGACACGTGTTCTTTCGTTAATACGCCATGCACAGCATCTCCTGTTCACTTTGCTTCACTGGAATCtgaatacatttttacatttaaaaataaataactttgctaaaagaaaataaaggagtgGAAGGAATTATTCTAGTGTCCCCCACATGGGACACAGCAAACACTTAATACTTGTTGATTTATAATAATTGGCAAGTGTTCTCTGGAACCTTACTTAAACACaaatctatttcttaaaaatctattATGTTTCAAAAAACAGACCTTCTTCCAACTGTAAAATTTCCAAAGGGAGTTTCCTCCTGGGTACCCTGCAGGTATGAATCCATGTCTCCTATTTCTAACTGGTACTAACTTACCAGGTGACCTTGTGTCCTAATTCGTCTGTGCCCATAAAGCCCAGCAGCCATTATACTTGGGGACAGGAGGCTAGGTGGCTCAATGTCTATAACACTCTGACAACTTCAGGTGATCCCGTCATGTGAAGTATGAAGTGTTCCTTATGAATATTTAGGAGTGCTAAAGCCATGCCCACACTTTCTAGACACAGTGTAACAGCACTTCATGAGACTATCATCTTTGGAACAAGAAAATGGGAAGCTCAAGTTAGTttatctgggggaaaaaaatggccaggtacagtggctcatgcttggaatcccagcactttgggaggccaaggcaggaggatcacttgagcccaggagtttgaggccagcctgggcaacatggcaaaatcctgtctctacaaaacatataaaaaattgcccaggcttggtggcatgagccagtagtcccagctacccaggaggctgaggtgggaggatcatctgagcccaggaagttgagcctgcagtgagtactgcactctagcctagacaacacagtgagaccctagctcaaaaaaattcaaaactatagttttttgtttgtttgtttgttttgagacacagtttcactcttattgcccaggctggagtgcaatggcacaatctcggctcactgcaacctccacctcctgggttcaagtgattctcccgcttcagcctcccgaatagctgggattacaggtgtccaccaccaggcccagctaattttttttattttaagtagagacgaggtttcattcACTGAagccttgctttctttcctttgtttctacAGATTGTATACAAGGACTGCCATTTCCCCTTCTAATAACTAATACCCTAGCTTTTTCATGTGTATCAACTCAGAGTTGCATCTCTTCTCTTTCCACCGCCCATGGTCTTACTCTGGGCTTTCAAAACCACTCATGGAACCTCGACGCACATTGGATGTCCCGATGTTGATGCTGCCAAAGGACTGTGAAAGAAGAGAATTTGCCCTTAACTGGTGCAAAACTGCCTGGAATTCAAATGAACTGCTCTTGTTACTCACAGGGGAGGCAGTGGGGGCCACCAGTAGCACAGCAAGGGAATCTCTGTGTTCATGAATTCTGGCTGGCTTTCTGTCCAAATGTTTCATTTGCATATAGCTAGGCAAGTCTCCATCTGTAATTTGGAGATGCTGATTGTAATGACCCAAGCTGGATTTGAGGAAGTACACAATGAAGCATCTAGTAGGATACTGGACAACAGGAGGAATGTAAAGTAAAAGAGTTACGGTGATGGCCTGAGATGAGATGGAGAAGTAAAGTATAAGATATTGGCTCTGTCTTTCTGTACTTAATTAATGATAATATCACATTATACTTAATGGACAATCCAAGACAATGACTGAATTAGATTGATTCACcctcaaattaatattttatattctcccAGACCCTTATCTTGAATATTACACCTGAGTATCATTTAAGCCTGGATTTCTGGGATAATCATAACAATTTCTAAGGGCATGGGGAGAATGTGCTGCAGCAATTTCTCAACTGGCTTGTCCCTCTTTGATCATAACCTGTCTTCGTTGGGCAAATAGTGAAGTGAAGGAAGGAGCTGGTGAGCCTCCAGCAGTAGATATCTGTTGTATTAGGAAGTTAGGATGTTTCAGTTTCTAACCTCAGTGAAAAAGCACAAACTTTGAAAGAAGCAAACTTCCTTCAGGGAAATGAAACCTTCAGATTAATCTTCTATTGAAAGGATTAGTGACTAAATTCTGCTGATCAAAAAGGCATGAGGCACCAATTCATCCAATTCACTCCCTTATTGTGTTACTATGATCTTGCCCAGTCTCTGAAACTCAGAGCTcagttttaagtttattttaaaaaagtgatcaAACCACCCTTTAAACCCATTGTTTGcataaacatacttttaaaaaggaatgttATTTTTCTCCTGAGAATTTGTTGAAGGAAGTGGGGGTTTTTGCTATAACAAACCTAGCTCATTACAGAACTGGTGTCTTAACCTTCAAGACTGAATAGTGATGTTTATATTCTCATTGGATGGTGGTACTTCCTGTGTTTTATGAGAACATGCTGAGCTTTTATGCTGGTAACTGAGGGTAAAACCCAGGTAAATAAACACTATAGAAAGCCGAAATtgaagggtgtatgtgtgtgtgtgcggtatTTCAAGCAGGAAAGCACAATTCTTttaaagcaggaaaagaaaaaacaaaacaaatgtctcTTAAAAGCACAAATGGACAAGTCATTAACCAGCTCCTTTGGTCTTGTGTAACAAATCCCTTCAAAGGATTAGAGGGGGacttcaaaggaataaaaattctcaaaaccaGACAGCTAATGACTCTTAAAAGGGCATTTGCGTTGACAGGAAAATGATATCTTAAACACCCCTTACTCCCCATGTTAACGCTAAAGAATGGGTGAGGgatagaaaaacattccaaacCAGTACGCGGCTCAGAAAACAGATGCGGCCAATGCTCATCAGAGCTCTGGTTCCCTGACCCCAAACCCTTTTAAGACTCTGCTAAAAACCAGGAGACTCTACTCCCCAGAATAATTCATCTATACACAAAATGGTGCATTAACTTTCGAGGTTCACATGTCCCCATCGGTGGACCCCGAGGAGGGGTACACCTACTCAGATTTACTCCGGATTTCGCTGCTCTAGAAATCCCTGGAGGCCCAGAGCCAGCTCCGAGGTGGACGGTCGGACCCCTCACCCGCCCGTTATCCGCAAGGCTGGCAGCGGCTCCACCTGCAGACCGGGAAGGCGGCCGTTGGGGACCCCGGAGGCCGCCACTTGGAATGTTCCCCTTTCCAAGACCAAATGGACAAAGAGAAAGGGccgagaaggagagagaagaagggagcaGAGTCAAGCCCAGAACGCTC
This genomic window from Pan troglodytes isolate AG18354 chromosome 9, NHGRI_mPanTro3-v2.0_pri, whole genome shotgun sequence contains:
- the LMO2 gene encoding rhombotin-2 isoform X1, giving the protein MEGSAVTALERGGASSPPERRSKRRRRSDGDGGGGGARAPEGVRAPAAGQPRATKGAPPPPGTPPPSPMSSAIERKSLDPSEEPVDEVLQIPPSLLTCGGCQQNIGDRYFLKAIDQYWHEDCLSCDLCGCRLGEVGRRLYYKLGRKLCRRDYLRLFGQDGLCASCDKRIRAYEMTMRVKDKVYHLECFKCAACQKHFCVGDRYLLINSDIVCEQDIYEWTKINGMI
- the LMO2 gene encoding rhombotin-2 isoform X3; its protein translation is MNTEIPLLCYWWPPLPPLEPVDEVLQIPPSLLTCGGCQQNIGDRYFLKAIDQYWHEDCLSCDLCGCRLGEVGRRLYYKLGRKLCRRDYLRLFGQDGLCASCDKRIRAYEMTMRVKDKVYHLECFKCAACQKHFCVGDRYLLINSDIVCEQDIYEWTKINGMI
- the LMO2 gene encoding rhombotin-2 isoform X2; its protein translation is MSSAIERKSLDPSEEPVDEVLQIPPSLLTCGGCQQNIGDRYFLKAIDQYWHEDCLSCDLCGCRLGEVGRRLYYKLGRKLCRRDYLRLFGQDGLCASCDKRIRAYEMTMRVKDKVYHLECFKCAACQKHFCVGDRYLLINSDIVCEQDIYEWTKINGMI